In the genome of Haloarcula sp. CBA1129, one region contains:
- the npdG gene encoding NADPH-dependent F420 reductase: MELAILGGTGDIGEGLAMRFASDTDHTITVGSRDAAKASERARAYEEQLSEHGVETGINGADNSSAAAGADVVILAIPPHHVGDTVEALTEDDVLSDQLLISPAVGMKGDEDGLHYRPPSTGSVTEFVAERAPESVPVAGAFHNLAADRLADLEATLDVDTLVVADEPAISDRVVALTADLEGVRPIPAGPLSNAAEVESLTPLLINIARYNEDMHDVGVSFT, encoded by the coding sequence ATGGAGTTAGCCATACTGGGCGGTACTGGTGATATCGGCGAAGGACTCGCGATGCGGTTTGCCTCCGACACGGACCATACGATTACGGTCGGCTCGCGGGACGCTGCGAAAGCCAGTGAGCGAGCGAGAGCGTACGAAGAGCAGTTGTCCGAGCACGGTGTCGAGACTGGAATTAACGGGGCAGACAACAGTAGCGCCGCGGCGGGTGCAGACGTGGTTATTCTGGCCATTCCACCACACCACGTTGGCGATACAGTCGAAGCACTGACTGAGGATGACGTGCTCTCGGACCAACTGCTCATTAGCCCTGCTGTCGGGATGAAAGGTGACGAGGATGGACTCCACTACCGACCGCCGTCGACGGGGAGTGTTACTGAGTTTGTCGCTGAGCGGGCCCCTGAATCGGTTCCAGTGGCCGGCGCGTTCCACAACCTCGCAGCGGACCGGCTGGCGGATCTGGAGGCCACGCTTGACGTGGATACGCTGGTAGTCGCGGACGAGCCGGCGATCAGCGACCGAGTCGTGGCGCTCACTGCTGACCTTGAGGGTGTCCGCCCGATTCCTGCTGGCCCGCTTTCGAACGCCGCGGAAGTCGAGAGCCTGACGCCACTGCTCATCAATATCGCTCGCTACAACGAGGATATGCACGATGTCGGTGTCAGCTTTACATAG
- a CDS encoding EthD family reductase — MMYKHVALLVRQDGMSHEEFVDYWQTNHTPIATDIEGVVRYQQVLPTEPAHAEFDGLAELYFETLDDLHEALGSPGSRDYDPTKEIAAKAREDVNNFLAVEERPRIIGEEIVQKDEVGGDTDGLYKHSAFLVRQDDMTHEEFVDYWQTNHTPIAREIEGVVKYNTVIPTDPENAEFDGVAELYFDDLEKLYDALGSEGSRDYAPDKGKAKAAREDVNNFLAIDERPRFIGQEQLIKDEG; from the coding sequence ATGATGTACAAGCACGTAGCCCTGCTAGTCAGACAGGACGGTATGTCTCACGAGGAGTTCGTCGATTACTGGCAGACCAACCACACGCCAATCGCGACGGATATCGAAGGCGTCGTTCGCTACCAGCAAGTCCTTCCAACAGAGCCAGCACACGCCGAATTCGACGGACTGGCGGAACTATACTTCGAGACGCTTGACGACCTGCACGAGGCGCTTGGCAGTCCCGGCTCCCGAGACTATGACCCAACCAAAGAGATCGCCGCAAAGGCCCGCGAGGACGTGAACAACTTCCTCGCTGTCGAGGAGCGGCCGCGTATCATCGGCGAAGAGATCGTCCAGAAAGACGAGGTTGGCGGCGACACTGACGGCCTCTACAAGCACTCGGCGTTTCTCGTCCGACAGGACGACATGACACACGAGGAGTTCGTCGACTACTGGCAGACGAATCACACTCCAATCGCCCGTGAGATCGAGGGCGTCGTCAAGTACAATACGGTCATCCCCACAGACCCCGAGAACGCCGAGTTCGACGGTGTCGCCGAACTCTACTTTGACGACCTCGAAAAGCTATACGACGCGCTCGGTAGCGAAGGATCGCGAGATTATGCTCCTGACAAAGGAAAAGCGAAGGCGGCTCGCGAGGATGTAAATAATTTCTTGGCTATCGACGAACGGCCGCGATTTATCGGTCAGGAGCAACTCATCAAGGATGAGGGGTAG
- a CDS encoding NAD-dependent succinate-semialdehyde dehydrogenase — protein MEAVNPATGERLDRYEPDGDAAVERKLDRAASTFEEWRDVSLREREQLLINASEVLRENKQRYAELMTREMGKPITQAIAEIEKCAWACDHYAEYAHTYLSEEHHPSPPGTEVKTVHDPLGPVLAVMPWNYPFWQVIRFAAPYLTAGNVGLLKHASNVPGCALALEEVFTKAGYPEGAFQTLLVDSSTVDGILADDRVRAATLTGSGPAGRAVAETAGKHLKKTVLELGGSDPFIVLDDADLDAALETGVQARTLNGGQSCIAAKRFIVHTAVYEEYVDRLVAAFEDLTLGDPLSEETDVGPQADPDLMAELHEQVQASVADGATLLTGGEPLDRAGAFYPPTVLTDVPSGCPADTEETFGPVATVYEVADAEEAIAVANDTRFGLGASLWTADRDRGQRLARDISAGCVYINEMTKSDPRVPFGGIKDAGYGRELSEMGMKEFVNKKTVWTE, from the coding sequence ATGGAAGCAGTCAACCCGGCTACGGGCGAGCGGCTGGACCGGTACGAGCCTGATGGCGATGCGGCGGTCGAACGAAAGTTGGACCGCGCTGCATCGACCTTTGAGGAGTGGCGGGATGTCTCGTTGCGTGAGCGCGAGCAATTGCTTATCAACGCCAGTGAGGTCCTCCGGGAGAACAAACAGCGGTACGCTGAGCTGATGACCCGGGAGATGGGCAAACCGATCACACAAGCTATCGCTGAAATCGAAAAGTGTGCATGGGCATGCGACCACTACGCCGAATACGCACACACGTACCTCTCCGAGGAACACCATCCCAGTCCACCGGGGACAGAAGTAAAGACAGTCCATGACCCGCTCGGGCCAGTGCTTGCGGTGATGCCTTGGAACTATCCGTTCTGGCAAGTCATTCGCTTTGCTGCCCCCTATCTCACTGCCGGCAACGTTGGCCTCCTCAAACACGCCTCAAACGTTCCTGGCTGTGCGCTCGCGCTCGAAGAAGTGTTTACCAAGGCCGGCTATCCTGAAGGCGCGTTTCAAACGCTGTTAGTTGACTCCAGTACCGTCGACGGCATTCTCGCAGACGACCGTGTCCGCGCGGCGACCCTTACCGGAAGCGGCCCTGCCGGTCGTGCTGTCGCCGAAACAGCCGGTAAGCATCTGAAAAAGACTGTGCTGGAACTCGGTGGGTCTGATCCGTTTATCGTCCTCGATGACGCAGACCTCGATGCTGCCCTTGAGACGGGGGTGCAAGCACGGACGCTAAACGGTGGACAATCGTGTATCGCTGCCAAGCGCTTTATTGTTCACACGGCTGTCTACGAGGAATACGTTGACCGACTCGTCGCTGCCTTTGAAGACCTCACTCTCGGTGACCCTCTGTCAGAAGAAACCGATGTCGGTCCACAGGCGGACCCGGACCTGATGGCCGAACTCCACGAGCAGGTACAGGCTAGTGTTGCTGACGGTGCAACGTTGCTGACTGGTGGTGAGCCGCTTGACCGGGCTGGTGCCTTCTATCCCCCGACAGTACTGACTGATGTTCCTTCGGGATGCCCTGCTGACACCGAAGAGACGTTTGGACCAGTGGCGACCGTCTACGAGGTCGCCGATGCTGAGGAAGCAATTGCAGTCGCGAACGACACCCGATTTGGTCTGGGTGCGAGTCTCTGGACTGCGGACCGGGACCGCGGCCAGCGTCTGGCACGAGATATCTCCGCGGGCTGTGTCTACATCAACGAGATGACCAAATCAGATCCACGGGTCCCGTTCGGCGGCATCAAAGACGCCGGCTACGGTCGTGAGCTCTCAGAGATGGGAATGAAAGAGTTTGTCAACAAAAAGACTGTCTGGACCGAATAA
- a CDS encoding SIS domain-containing protein produces MTTHAVYNEIRSGIDRLNNFEMHTHDLSEPRKRIAQADRVHFIGCGSSYWTAVIAQYASFQSGVDATAYAASEYLFAGPPITDRTVVVAYSQSGETSETVSAARQAKDRGAAVLGITNSDDSTLGSVADEVLVTPAGTEKAVLATKTVDAALMLTFSLLGSKYSERAPSELQRTCRNVINRDFQPAVAVLAEAKTLYTLGQGIEYGLAGEAATKFGEGALLHTTALPTPEISHGPIANAAGEPALIVATQEPKSSLTSEVVSKLHDAGVTTIVLRRPTNDYGGDISIELPTQAPEHPIVPLKILQSLTYQTAMKKGYDPDDPPELSKHVEWSALR; encoded by the coding sequence ATGACAACACACGCAGTCTACAACGAGATCCGTTCCGGTATCGACCGACTGAATAATTTCGAGATGCACACGCATGACCTTTCTGAGCCACGCAAGCGTATTGCGCAAGCGGACCGGGTTCACTTCATCGGCTGTGGTTCCTCATACTGGACCGCTGTGATCGCTCAGTATGCGTCTTTCCAGAGTGGCGTCGATGCAACAGCGTACGCCGCGTCAGAATACCTGTTTGCCGGTCCCCCGATTACTGACCGAACGGTTGTCGTCGCCTACTCTCAGTCCGGAGAGACATCTGAAACCGTTTCAGCGGCTCGACAGGCAAAAGATAGGGGTGCGGCTGTTCTCGGTATTACAAACAGCGACGATTCGACGCTAGGGTCAGTAGCGGATGAGGTCCTTGTCACACCGGCGGGAACTGAGAAGGCCGTCCTTGCAACCAAAACAGTCGACGCCGCGTTGATGCTGACGTTCTCGTTGCTCGGAAGCAAATATAGCGAGCGCGCACCGAGTGAGTTGCAACGCACGTGCCGGAACGTAATCAACCGAGATTTCCAGCCAGCCGTTGCTGTCCTCGCGGAGGCGAAAACACTCTACACTCTCGGACAGGGAATCGAATATGGACTTGCAGGCGAGGCTGCGACGAAGTTCGGCGAGGGAGCACTGTTGCATACGACAGCACTCCCGACGCCCGAAATCAGCCACGGTCCAATCGCAAACGCTGCCGGTGAGCCGGCACTCATCGTCGCTACCCAAGAACCGAAGTCATCTCTGACCAGCGAGGTAGTATCGAAGCTACACGACGCCGGAGTTACCACAATTGTCCTGCGGCGGCCAACGAACGACTATGGCGGGGATATCTCAATCGAACTTCCAACCCAAGCACCAGAACACCCGATAGTTCCGTTAAAGATCCTGCAATCGCTCACGTATCAGACGGCCATGAAGAAGGGGTACGACCCAGATGATCCACCAGAACTCTCGAAACACGTCGAGTGGAGCGCACTGAGATAA
- a CDS encoding HD domain-containing protein yields MPDYEEQIQQAFPELDYISSESLRERVIEAWALALERGGWRDITDIPYAWNIHEVSNVRHVRGVTRIAREAAIEQQEFHGADPDIDVIVAATLLHDVGKCYEYVDFVEDEKLIDPDPRYATEEVPHSLSGYALAHEVGCPLAVQRAIPHFIGEIPTRTLEAELVKSANSASSNAITQSTMGITLQEWVDEYSQT; encoded by the coding sequence ATGCCTGACTACGAGGAGCAGATCCAGCAGGCGTTCCCGGAACTCGACTACATCTCATCGGAAAGCCTCCGAGAAAGAGTCATCGAGGCATGGGCACTCGCCCTCGAACGCGGTGGCTGGCGCGACATCACTGATATTCCGTACGCTTGGAATATCCACGAAGTGAGTAACGTCAGGCACGTCCGCGGTGTCACCAGAATCGCGCGGGAAGCCGCTATCGAACAGCAGGAGTTCCATGGTGCAGACCCTGATATCGATGTCATCGTGGCGGCGACGTTACTGCACGACGTCGGAAAGTGTTATGAGTACGTTGACTTTGTCGAGGACGAGAAGCTAATCGATCCGGACCCCAGATACGCAACTGAAGAGGTCCCACACTCTCTGTCAGGCTATGCGCTTGCTCACGAGGTCGGTTGTCCGCTGGCTGTTCAGCGGGCGATTCCGCACTTCATCGGCGAAATCCCGACACGAACACTCGAAGCCGAACTCGTCAAAAGTGCGAACTCCGCGTCTTCGAACGCGATTACGCAGTCAACGATGGGTATCACGCTTCAAGAGTGGGTCGATGAGTACTCCCAGACGTAA
- a CDS encoding glucose 1-dehydrogenase has translation MDAIAVKQGETRPERIDIERPEPDEGEVLVKTLRVGIDGTDFEVLSGSHGEFPAGSDYQILGHEAVGVVESSNGTALTEGEIVVPTVRRPANTASRFFENSEPDMAPPGEYLERGISGAHGYMAEYFTTPASFLVSIPESLADVGFLVEPISNAEKALELAQRSRSTFEWQDSAGLVLGNGPLGLLALAMLTDRCERTYCLGRRERPDPTIDIIEELGATYINSHQTAVDEIPTVHEPMDLVFEATGHAKHAFSTVEALGANGVGVLLGIPEDWDFTVNGGALHRQLVLQNKALLGSVNSNVRHYKRACNTLAEYPDWFLASIMTTQCSVAEFADAFEESPDTIKSYIEFSD, from the coding sequence ATGGATGCAATCGCCGTCAAGCAGGGGGAGACTCGTCCAGAGCGCATTGATATCGAGCGTCCGGAACCGGATGAGGGAGAAGTGCTCGTGAAGACCCTCCGGGTTGGTATCGATGGAACGGACTTTGAGGTGCTATCGGGGTCACACGGTGAGTTTCCGGCTGGCAGCGATTACCAGATACTGGGGCACGAGGCCGTTGGTGTCGTCGAGTCCTCAAACGGGACAGCGCTGACCGAAGGCGAAATCGTTGTCCCAACGGTCCGGCGGCCAGCAAACACAGCGAGTCGGTTCTTCGAGAACAGCGAGCCAGATATGGCACCGCCCGGGGAATATCTCGAACGGGGGATTTCGGGGGCGCACGGCTATATGGCCGAGTACTTCACGACTCCCGCATCGTTTCTCGTTTCAATCCCGGAATCGCTGGCGGATGTCGGATTTCTCGTGGAACCGATCAGTAATGCAGAAAAGGCACTCGAGTTGGCCCAACGTTCGAGGTCGACCTTCGAGTGGCAGGATTCTGCCGGGCTCGTTCTTGGAAACGGACCGTTAGGACTGCTCGCATTAGCGATGCTTACAGACCGGTGTGAACGAACGTACTGCCTCGGCCGTCGTGAAAGGCCAGACCCGACCATCGATATTATCGAGGAACTGGGGGCCACATACATCAATTCTCACCAGACGGCTGTGGATGAGATTCCAACAGTTCACGAGCCGATGGATCTGGTGTTCGAGGCGACGGGGCACGCAAAACACGCGTTTTCAACGGTCGAAGCACTCGGTGCAAACGGGGTCGGTGTCCTCCTCGGAATCCCGGAGGACTGGGACTTTACTGTCAATGGCGGGGCTCTCCACAGGCAGTTGGTACTCCAGAACAAAGCGCTGCTCGGAAGCGTGAATTCGAATGTCCGGCATTACAAACGCGCTTGTAATACACTTGCAGAATATCCGGACTGGTTCCTTGCATCAATCATGACGACCCAGTGCTCGGTAGCTGAGTTTGCGGATGCATTCGAGGAATCACCGGATACTATCAAATCGTACATTGAATTCAGCGACTAA
- a CDS encoding extracellular solute-binding protein: MSDSSLRSGKRRRFIKSAGAATVALLAGCRGSESTESTPGDGGGGDAGVSTGEQSNNITTLTVRHFVNDHIETFYKKHNPILKKEHGINVDFETMGWGVARKKQNNSISTRTGPDVEEIASTWMPQQVNSDGWMDLEEAGVSLPTDNIYDSPLQIGKFDGVRAGFPWFWGPRGHIYYKSLFEEAGIDGPPSTWDELANDATKYNKRAEKWEQEGYNTRYLFGIPGANNWAVVQYYMMLIWQNGGSVIDGSKPTFDSDAAVEALNFYKDLSTTHKASPQASVEWNGVARNNAFSSKRIASTWQGLRVANDIDAELGVGRPPAGPRGESSTFFGVNLMGIHPWTKKKSEAATFIEYLMQPEVNAELAKGSGFLPTIKSSFEQEAFQGELYQSFSEDVLNNTNAKTAPQVVGWGDVSGAIKGAVTKVLTKAATDSWSEGDTQKALQQAAMQAENALQS; encoded by the coding sequence ATGTCAGACAGTAGTTTGCGGAGTGGCAAGCGACGTCGCTTCATCAAAAGCGCCGGAGCGGCAACGGTTGCTCTGCTCGCGGGCTGTCGAGGCAGTGAAAGTACAGAGAGTACCCCCGGAGACGGCGGAGGTGGCGACGCCGGTGTGAGTACCGGGGAGCAATCGAACAATATAACCACCCTCACAGTCCGCCACTTCGTCAATGACCACATTGAGACGTTCTACAAGAAACACAATCCCATACTAAAGAAAGAACACGGAATCAACGTGGATTTCGAGACGATGGGCTGGGGCGTCGCTCGCAAGAAGCAAAACAACAGTATCTCCACCAGAACCGGCCCGGATGTCGAGGAGATCGCATCGACGTGGATGCCACAACAGGTCAATTCCGACGGCTGGATGGACCTCGAAGAGGCAGGCGTCTCACTGCCGACAGACAATATCTACGATTCACCGCTTCAGATAGGCAAGTTCGACGGTGTTCGAGCTGGATTCCCTTGGTTCTGGGGACCCCGTGGGCACATCTATTATAAATCGCTGTTCGAGGAAGCTGGTATCGACGGTCCCCCATCGACGTGGGATGAACTCGCGAATGATGCGACGAAGTACAATAAACGGGCCGAAAAGTGGGAACAGGAGGGCTACAACACGAGATACCTGTTTGGTATTCCCGGTGCGAACAACTGGGCCGTTGTCCAGTACTATATGATGCTCATCTGGCAAAACGGCGGCAGCGTGATTGACGGGTCCAAGCCGACATTTGACAGTGATGCGGCGGTGGAGGCGCTGAATTTCTACAAGGATCTGTCCACAACGCACAAGGCGTCCCCACAGGCGTCAGTCGAGTGGAACGGTGTTGCACGGAACAACGCGTTTAGCAGCAAGCGGATCGCCTCTACGTGGCAGGGGCTCAGGGTTGCCAACGATATCGACGCCGAGCTCGGCGTCGGTAGGCCACCTGCTGGTCCCCGGGGAGAGTCCTCGACCTTCTTCGGAGTGAACCTCATGGGGATCCATCCTTGGACGAAAAAGAAGAGCGAAGCCGCGACGTTCATCGAGTATCTGATGCAGCCAGAAGTCAACGCGGAACTCGCGAAAGGGTCTGGCTTCTTGCCGACCATCAAGAGTAGCTTCGAGCAAGAAGCCTTCCAAGGAGAGCTGTATCAGTCTTTCAGTGAAGACGTGCTGAACAATACAAACGCCAAGACAGCGCCGCAAGTCGTGGGATGGGGTGATGTCTCCGGAGCGATCAAAGGGGCTGTCACGAAGGTACTCACGAAGGCAGCAACAGACTCTTGGTCCGAAGGCGATACCCAGAAAGCACTCCAACAGGCGGCGATGCAGGCAGAGAACGCCCTCCAGAGCTGA
- a CDS encoding carbohydrate ABC transporter permease: MLSSLMAAVGSEKTIVPDEMRLTADGKELVYQLLWRSVLILILIFAIFPVWMMFTTSFKTRDEVLQLGLDIIPTDPYVQNYFLMFQRFPLVDYYVNSLVISSVTTVLSLFIGGLAAYSLSRYEFPGKEKFEMGALATQMIPGVLILIPMFLLFIIMDQSANVPMKDTYHGMIFLYTTFTVPFTIWMLRGYFDTIPTALEEAARIDGCTRTQALFRVVMPLAAPGLAATGMFVFLLAFNEVLFASVLATDNVTPFSIGIQNFQQQDQTMWGQMMAASTLAAVPLLAIFVVFQRQIVSGLTSGSVKQ, encoded by the coding sequence ATGCTTAGTTCGCTCATGGCTGCTGTTGGGTCAGAAAAGACGATAGTGCCCGACGAAATGCGGCTAACTGCGGATGGCAAAGAGCTCGTTTACCAACTGCTCTGGCGCTCCGTGCTCATCCTGATTCTCATCTTCGCGATATTCCCCGTCTGGATGATGTTCACGACATCGTTCAAAACTCGCGACGAAGTGCTGCAGCTCGGGCTTGATATAATCCCGACAGACCCCTATGTCCAGAACTACTTCCTGATGTTCCAGCGATTCCCGCTTGTCGACTACTACGTTAACAGCTTGGTCATTTCGAGTGTGACAACAGTCCTCTCGCTGTTTATCGGTGGACTGGCTGCCTACTCGTTGTCGCGATATGAGTTCCCCGGCAAGGAGAAGTTCGAGATGGGGGCACTCGCAACGCAGATGATCCCCGGCGTACTCATCCTCATCCCGATGTTTCTGTTGTTCATCATTATGGACCAGTCCGCGAACGTTCCGATGAAAGACACGTACCATGGAATGATATTCCTCTATACGACGTTTACCGTCCCGTTCACCATCTGGATGCTGCGTGGGTATTTCGACACGATTCCGACCGCACTGGAGGAAGCCGCACGAATCGACGGCTGTACGCGGACACAGGCCCTGTTCCGCGTCGTAATGCCGCTTGCAGCACCGGGGTTAGCCGCGACTGGGATGTTCGTGTTCCTGCTCGCCTTCAATGAGGTGCTTTTCGCGTCGGTCTTGGCGACTGACAACGTTACGCCGTTCTCCATTGGGATTCAGAACTTCCAGCAGCAGGATCAGACGATGTGGGGACAGATGATGGCTGCCTCGACGCTTGCTGCTGTGCCATTGCTCGCGATCTTCGTTGTGTTCCAGCGCCAGATCGTTTCCGGGCTAACCTCCGGGAGTGTCAAGCAGTAA
- the dgoD gene encoding galactonate dehydratase has translation MQITGYELFEIPPRWVFLKLETNTGLLGWGEPVIEGRAKTVRAAVEEMLDQYLIGKDPFRIEDHWQALYRGGFYRGGPILMSAIAGINQALWDIKGKHFDAPVYELLGGKSRDKVRVYKWIGGDRPEDVAAEATRLAEAGYTALKMDATNQTRFIETRASLDEITERIQHVRTAVDDRVDLGIDFRGRVSKSMAKTLINRLEAVEPMFIEEPVLPENIEHLPNIASQTHAPIAAGERLYSRWDYKDLLKTGAIDVIQPDVSHAGGISEMVKLANMAESHDVAIAPNCPLGPIALAASIQVDTVVPNLLVQDQGFDVHSQTTSPAHDLLDSNPFAFDDGYLKTLDGPGLGIDVALDVVREKSEADLDWHNPIWRHEDGSVADW, from the coding sequence ATGCAAATCACTGGATACGAACTGTTCGAAATTCCTCCCCGCTGGGTTTTCTTGAAACTAGAAACCAACACCGGACTTCTGGGCTGGGGTGAGCCCGTTATCGAGGGCAGAGCTAAAACAGTTCGAGCGGCGGTCGAGGAGATGCTTGACCAGTACCTCATCGGCAAAGATCCGTTTAGAATTGAGGACCACTGGCAAGCGCTGTACCGGGGCGGATTCTATCGCGGCGGACCGATCCTGATGTCTGCCATTGCTGGTATCAATCAGGCTCTCTGGGATATCAAGGGGAAACACTTCGATGCACCTGTGTACGAACTGCTGGGTGGCAAAAGCCGAGACAAAGTGAGAGTGTACAAGTGGATCGGTGGTGACCGGCCAGAGGATGTCGCTGCAGAAGCGACGCGGTTAGCTGAGGCTGGCTACACCGCGCTCAAGATGGATGCGACGAATCAGACGCGATTCATCGAAACGAGAGCGTCGCTCGACGAGATCACAGAACGAATTCAGCACGTTCGAACAGCGGTGGATGACCGAGTGGACCTCGGGATCGATTTCAGAGGGCGAGTGTCAAAATCGATGGCGAAGACGCTTATTAACCGCCTCGAAGCCGTCGAGCCGATGTTCATTGAGGAGCCAGTGCTTCCCGAGAACATCGAACACCTTCCAAACATCGCTTCTCAGACACACGCACCCATCGCAGCAGGTGAGCGGCTGTACTCGAGATGGGATTACAAAGACCTCCTCAAAACGGGGGCAATTGATGTGATTCAGCCTGACGTCTCTCACGCAGGCGGTATTTCAGAGATGGTCAAACTAGCAAACATGGCGGAATCACACGATGTCGCTATCGCACCGAACTGCCCATTGGGACCAATTGCACTGGCTGCATCGATTCAGGTCGATACGGTCGTCCCGAATCTGTTAGTACAGGATCAGGGGTTCGATGTGCACTCTCAGACGACGAGTCCCGCACACGACCTGCTGGATTCGAATCCGTTCGCGTTCGACGATGGCTATCTGAAGACGCTGGACGGCCCGGGACTGGGTATCGACGTCGCGCTAGACGTGGTTCGGGAGAAATCAGAAGCCGACCTCGACTGGCATAACCCGATATGGCGGCACGAGGACGGCAGCGTCGCCGACTGGTAG
- a CDS encoding IclR family transcriptional regulator: MPDDTETATLSAPMKTFAIVDVLRDADGALGVSEVASRLGYTRSTTYKHLNTLLQAGYVTKSTGDYQLTVQFADIGEHVKSQTPIYHDTKPQIDQISATTGESAGLVIKCEKQIADVYHTAAEDSPRHVNSPCFHCSAPGKAILAAADAAEVAAILDHTGLPAMTENTITDRQTLTAELDNIRDRGIAFERREQYADVNCVAVPIQDQSTTAAVYVAGHAERLSGKRLQEDVPGMILSAVRQLNAEQV, encoded by the coding sequence ATGCCCGACGATACCGAGACGGCAACACTTTCGGCACCGATGAAGACGTTTGCGATCGTTGATGTGCTCAGAGATGCCGATGGGGCGCTTGGTGTCTCAGAAGTGGCTTCGCGGCTCGGTTACACACGGAGCACGACATACAAACACCTGAATACGCTGTTACAGGCAGGCTACGTTACAAAGAGCACTGGTGACTATCAGCTTACGGTACAGTTTGCCGATATCGGCGAACACGTTAAATCTCAGACACCCATCTATCACGATACAAAGCCCCAGATCGACCAGATATCAGCGACGACCGGCGAGTCAGCCGGACTGGTAATCAAGTGCGAAAAGCAGATCGCCGACGTCTATCATACCGCTGCTGAGGACTCTCCGAGGCACGTAAACTCCCCCTGTTTTCATTGCAGCGCTCCGGGAAAGGCAATCCTCGCAGCGGCCGACGCGGCGGAGGTTGCAGCTATTCTAGACCACACTGGTCTGCCTGCAATGACCGAAAACACGATTACGGACCGCCAGACGCTCACTGCTGAACTCGATAATATCCGGGACCGGGGTATCGCGTTTGAGCGCCGTGAGCAGTATGCAGACGTAAATTGCGTCGCGGTTCCGATTCAGGACCAGTCAACAACCGCAGCCGTGTACGTGGCGGGGCACGCTGAGCGGCTGAGTGGGAAGCGGTTACAAGAGGATGTCCCCGGGATGATACTGAGCGCCGTCAGGCAACTCAATGCCGAGCAGGTCTGA
- a CDS encoding carbohydrate ABC transporter permease, translating to MMLLVHGIPVILGFVMSFYEFPSLRYTDWFRPETFVGLDHFMKVFQKDTIYGAQFWNSLKVTVLYTVGSVIGTYVLGLVTALTLDKQFRGKLVARTVILIPYVTPVVVTLLTWRMMFRSDTGVINALLRQAGLIEGSLFWLLGPNSLYAIIIANVWRNFPYAAIMLYAGLQSIPEQLYEAAEIDGAGRWGKLRYVTLPQLKPVSAVILLLLILWTFINFPVPYILLGGSPSESGNVLMLLIYSFGFKQSAYGIGSALSAMLFLFSMTIAYVYYKRVVASSYDGGTI from the coding sequence ATGATGCTACTCGTCCACGGGATTCCAGTCATTCTGGGGTTCGTTATGAGTTTCTATGAATTCCCATCGCTGAGATATACCGACTGGTTCCGCCCTGAGACGTTTGTCGGACTTGACCACTTCATGAAGGTCTTCCAGAAAGACACGATCTATGGCGCACAGTTCTGGAACTCGCTCAAGGTCACAGTTCTGTATACGGTTGGTTCGGTGATAGGGACGTACGTTCTCGGGCTCGTCACCGCGCTCACCCTCGATAAGCAATTCCGAGGCAAGCTTGTAGCGAGGACCGTAATTCTGATTCCGTATGTGACACCGGTTGTCGTCACGCTTCTTACTTGGCGGATGATGTTCCGGAGCGATACCGGAGTCATCAACGCGTTACTCCGGCAGGCCGGACTCATTGAGGGGTCCCTGTTCTGGCTTCTGGGCCCAAACTCGCTGTATGCGATAATCATCGCGAACGTCTGGCGAAACTTCCCGTATGCGGCAATCATGTTGTACGCTGGACTACAGTCGATTCCCGAACAGTTGTATGAGGCTGCTGAGATAGATGGGGCCGGCCGATGGGGGAAACTGCGGTATGTCACGCTGCCACAGTTGAAGCCCGTCTCTGCCGTCATTCTCCTACTGTTGATCCTCTGGACCTTCATTAACTTCCCCGTTCCGTATATTCTGTTGGGTGGGTCACCGAGTGAATCAGGGAACGTGCTGATGTTACTCATTTACTCCTTTGGCTTCAAACAGAGTGCGTACGGGATCGGGTCCGCACTCAGCGCGATGCTGTTCCTGTTCTCGATGACCATCGCATACGTCTATTACAAGCGCGTCGTGGCGTCAAGCTACGACGGAGGTACTATCTGA